One Bacteroidota bacterium genomic window, CTCATCACAGCGAAGATTGCCGTATCTGTTGTCGTCGGGATCCTGAAGTAATCCGATCCCCAGAAGCCGTTCCATAACGCAACGTTATCGTTTTTGAGTTCATTGAGGGTTTTATAAAAATCCTGGAGAGGATAATCGTTCCAATCAATAGTATCCTTATCGAAAAAGCGGAGGCGTTTGTTCAGGGCTGCCTCCTGGCCACTGTAAATCAACGGCATTCCGGGGACAATATAGGTCAGAGCGGCAAATGTTTCCGCTCCGTCACCCATTCTTTCATATTCTGTCCCATTCCAGGAGTTTTCATCGTGATTGGAAGTAAAGTACATCCTGAAAGAATTCTGAGGAAATACCGAATCGTTTTTCAGGAAATATTTATGCAGGTGCTTTGCATTCATTTTCCCTTTTGCGATCTGGTTGATGATATGGTGCATTTCCCAACCGTACGACATGCTGAATGCCGAATCATGATGTTCCGGTACCTCTGCCTCGGCCAGCATGAAAACAGGCTTCAGCTTATCAAGCTCAGGACGGGCTTCATTCCAGTAATCCACCGGTACCATTCCTGCCACATCACAGCGGAATCCATCGACATCAGCCTCCTCAATCCAGAATTTCAGGGCTCCGGTCATGTAATCACGCAATCCCTGGTTATCGTAATCCAGATCAACCACATCAGACCAGTCGAAAGGCGAAACAAAATTCCCAAGCGAATCTTTGGTATACCAGTCAGGATGCTCCTCTATCAAAGGGTTATCCCAGGCGCTGTGATTTGGCACCCAGTCGAGAATAACATACATCCCTAACTCATGCGCTTTATTTACAAGAGCCCTGAAATCATCCATGGTGCCAAATTCAGGATTGACGGCCTTATAATCTTTAACAGAATAGTAGCTGCCCAATGAGCCTTTCCGGTTCTTTTCCCCTACAGGGTGAATGGGCATAAGCCACAAGATGTCGACTCCCATTTCCTGCAGCCGTGGAAGGTGCTCTGCAAAAGCATTGAACGTACCTTCCGGTGTGAATTGCCGGACATTGACCTCATAAATGACCGCATTTTTGCTCCATTCGGGATGTACAACCTGTGAAATCTTTTCAGATTTCTTTATCTCAGGCTTAACCTTTGCCTTACAGGAATAAATAATTACCGCCGAAGCAATAATAAACAGGATCGCTATGATCCAGGGGTAATAACCGTTTAGCATACAGTGAATTTTTTTCATTGGTATTTGGTTTAATTGAACGCTTGATTTTATGTCAAAAATAATTTTTTCTATTGATTCTTTAAATCTGCGTCTGAAATCTTCAACAATATCCGGCCCGATGCAGGCGGAAGAATGATGCCTTCCCTGTTTGGTTTAATTTCCGGAGTTTTGTCGTTCAACAGATCTTTGTATACTCCTTCTGAAATATATTCCGTTAAGATGTTCTGTTCTTTTTTCCCTTTATTCAGGAAAACCAGGATTTCCTGCACCGCATCTTTCCTGGAAAATGCGAAGACATCATCAACTGCATAAATGGTCTGGTAATCGCCAAACTTCAGAACTGGGTGGTCTTTCCTGAGTTTTATCATTTTTCGATAGTGATCCAGCAGATCATGGTTCACACTAACCTTATCCGGCCTATCCCTTTGATTGCCATCAGGCAGGAAAGCCTCATCCTGGAAAACAATATCATCCCAAACCATGGGTTTACGGCAACAAGGATCTCCGGCACCCCACATACCGGCTTCATCGCCGTAATAGATCATGGGAGCTCCGGGATAAGTCATCTGGAACAAAACCATCAGCTTCAGCAGTTCATATTCTTCCGGTGAGGGTTTTCGTGTGAGGTATTCAGGATTGGAGGCTGCTTTGGTTTTATCAAAGAAATCGGGGACATTACGGAAGGAAATAACATCATCATTGGCAACCCGGCTTCCGGCGCGATGAGTGTCATGGCTGCCCAGGAGGTTTTGCATGGCAAGGGTTACCTCTGGACGGAATGCTTCCCGCAATTGCTGTAACGAGGTATCCAAACATCCTGCATCGATCCCCAAACTGTCGTTTATCAGAAAATCGCTTGCCAGGAAAGCAAAATTATAGTTCATCACTGCATCAAATTCATCGCCTTCCAGATAAGGTTTTAGCTTATCCGGAGGGTCAATCACCTCAGCAGTTAGGTAAGCTTCCGGATTGATGGACCTGACATGCTTTCTCCAATCTTTCCAGAACGGATGCGCTACACAGAATGCCACATCAAGCCTCCAGCCATCAATGCCGTCCGACGGGTCACCGTCGCCATCCGGATCCATCCATCTCCGGGTGATATCAAAAAGGTATTTTTTCGGACCCTGAACAATCCCGTTTTCATCTTCCTTCAGCTCCGGCATGTCCTTCACTCCCCACCAGCCTTCATAATCCAGCTCTGTCCCGGTGGCAGAATCGGCAAAGGAACGGATGATAAACCAGTCTTTGAATTTCGAATCCTTGCCTTTTTCCAAAACATCCTTAAAAGCGAAATGCTTATATCCCACATGGTTGAAAACCCCGTCGAAGATAATCTTCATTCCCCTGCGGTGTACTTCCCGGATTAGTTCCAGCATCAGTTTATCAGCGCTTGTCCATTTCCAGGAAGAAGGATCATCGGGAATTTCCCGGGCCATGAGCTGCCTGTCGCCCGTAGGGTCAGGACCAAAAGTAGGTTCGATATGATGATAGGAAGTAATATCATATTTATGGTGGGAAGGACTGACAAA contains:
- a CDS encoding alpha-amylase, with the translated sequence MLNGYYPWIIAILFIIASAVIIYSCKAKVKPEIKKSEKISQVVHPEWSKNAVIYEVNVRQFTPEGTFNAFAEHLPRLQEMGVDILWLMPIHPVGEKNRKGSLGSYYSVKDYKAVNPEFGTMDDFRALVNKAHELGMYVILDWVPNHSAWDNPLIEEHPDWYTKDSLGNFVSPFDWSDVVDLDYDNQGLRDYMTGALKFWIEEADVDGFRCDVAGMVPVDYWNEARPELDKLKPVFMLAEAEVPEHHDSAFSMSYGWEMHHIINQIAKGKMNAKHLHKYFLKNDSVFPQNSFRMYFTSNHDENSWNGTEYERMGDGAETFAALTYIVPGMPLIYSGQEAALNKRLRFFDKDTIDWNDYPLQDFYKTLNELKNDNVALWNGFWGSDYFRIPTTTDTAIFAVMREKDGNRVAGIFNLSSKSHKIRLKSEDYTGDYMDIFTGEDFIMGKAQAMDMEPWEYVILVNK
- a CDS encoding glycoside hydrolase family 13 protein, translated to MVIIVCDKPSIPGEELTGVPEWSKGAVWYQIFPERFRNGEPGNDPKITDQEGCWPHDTSGPWEIHPWDSDWYEPQSWEMANGKDIWYNITRRRYGGDLQGIINKLDYLSDLGIDAIYLNPVFVSPSHHKYDITSYHHIEPTFGPDPTGDRQLMAREIPDDPSSWKWTSADKLMLELIREVHRRGMKIIFDGVFNHVGYKHFAFKDVLEKGKDSKFKDWFIIRSFADSATGTELDYEGWWGVKDMPELKEDENGIVQGPKKYLFDITRRWMDPDGDGDPSDGIDGWRLDVAFCVAHPFWKDWRKHVRSINPEAYLTAEVIDPPDKLKPYLEGDEFDAVMNYNFAFLASDFLINDSLGIDAGCLDTSLQQLREAFRPEVTLAMQNLLGSHDTHRAGSRVANDDVISFRNVPDFFDKTKAASNPEYLTRKPSPEEYELLKLMVLFQMTYPGAPMIYYGDEAGMWGAGDPCCRKPMVWDDIVFQDEAFLPDGNQRDRPDKVSVNHDLLDHYRKMIKLRKDHPVLKFGDYQTIYAVDDVFAFSRKDAVQEILVFLNKGKKEQNILTEYISEGVYKDLLNDKTPEIKPNREGIILPPASGRILLKISDADLKNQ